In Poecile atricapillus isolate bPoeAtr1 chromosome W, bPoeAtr1.hap1, whole genome shotgun sequence, one DNA window encodes the following:
- the LOC131592143 gene encoding protein FAM83F-like — translation MAESQVLLLDELHVNEKVTEAQARFYYSEEQRRALEALVTRGEAAYREALRKEQLRDFLSGRELQDLRGGWRGYDDPREGGKVARGPGGETLSLAYWPECSDTEVPPLDLGWTDKTFYRGISRVSLFTHPRKEESAPHLKEVVREMIQQAQKIIAVVMDVFTDRDIFRDIVDAAYKRWIPVYIILDEEGVKLFLEMCRCLDLGDLQIRNIRIRSVTGVGFYMPSGKIRGTLASRFLMVDGEKVATGSYSFTWTSSHIDRNILLVLTGQHVEMFDIEFRELYAISEEVNLYKELGIANPFLHGIGKPGFHSSTVARKFINPKYGLVAGATRGDMMLWASRHRQDNQGNMEKEETSESKKRLNQFLNDLVTLEQVFPEIDPPLENLNKLNRSPQKLLSRLHMDLKNKSKSRESIRDIKKEDAQTNAKQGKRFASGLFSRKAKRSPGSSIEANSFASEGHSGEDLGNMKLEYERLSIGHASVRSTGGNSGNLNPNSTMSDKNKQSTCVLS, via the exons ATGGCGGagtcccaggtgctgctgctggacgAGCTGCACGTCAACGAGAAGGTGACAGAGGCCCAGGCCCGCTTCTACTACAGCGAGGAGCAGCGCCGAGCCCTGGAGGCGCTGGTGACCCGCGGCGAGGCCGCGTACCGGGAGGCgctgaggaaggagcagctccGCGATTTCCTCTCCGGCCGGGAGCTGCAGGACCTGCGGGGCGGCTGGCGGGGCTACGACGACCCCCGGGAGGGCGGCAAGGTGGCGCGGGGGCCCGGCGGCGAGACCCTCTCGCTGGCCTACTGGCCCGAGTGCTCGGACACCGAGGTGCCCCCGCTGGACCTGGGCTGGACCGACAAGACCTTCTACCGCGGCATCAGCCGGGTGTCCCTCTTCACGCACCCGCGCAAGGAGGAGAGCGCGCCGCACCTGAAGGAGGTGGTGCGGGAGATGATCCAGCAGGCGCAGAAG ATTATTGCAGTGGTCATGGATGTATTTACAGACCGGGACATCTTCCGCGATATTGTTGATGCAGCATATAAGCGCTGGATCCCAGTCTATATAATCCTAGATGAGGAGGGAGTGAAGCTCTTCCTGGAAATGTGCAGATGCCTTGACCTCGGTGACTTGCAGATCCGG AATATCCGCATACGCTCTGTGACAGGAGTTGGGTTCTACATGCCATCAGGGAAGATCAGAGGCACACTGGCATCCCGATTCCTGATGGTGGATGGTGAAAAGGTGGCCACTGGATCATACAG TTTCACATGGACTTCATCCCACATTGACAGAAACATCCTGCTAGTCTTGACAGGACAGCATGTGGAGATGTTTGACATTGAGTTTCGTGAGCTCTACGCAATCTCAGAGGAAGTTAATTTGTACAAGGAACTGGGTATTGCTAACCCATTCCTCCATGGAATTGGGAAGCCAGGCTTTCATTCCTCCACCGTGGCTCGGAAGTTCATTAACCCAAAGTATGGTTTAGTAGCAGGGGCAACCCGTGGTGATATGATGCTCTGGGCTTCACGGCACAGGCAAGACAATCAGGGAAACATGGAGAAGGAGGAAACAAGTGAGTCAAAGAAACGGTTAAACCAGTTCCTGAATGACTTAGTCACATTGGAGCAAGTGTTCCCAGAAATAGATCCACCTCTGGAGAACTTGAACAAGCTGAATCGGAGCCCCCAGAAACTGTTGTCCCGGCTCCACATGGacctgaaaaataaatccaaatccAGAGAGTCTATTCGTGACATAAAGAAAGAAGATGCACAGACCAATGCAAAGCAAGGAAAAAGATTTGCTAGTGGGCTTTTCAGTCGCAAGGCCAAGCGGTCTCCAGGCTCAAGCATTGAGGCCAATTCTTTTGCAAGTGAAGGACATTCAGGAGAAGACCTTGGTAACATGAAACTGGAGTATGAGAGGCTCAGCATTGGCCATGCTAGTGTTCGGAGCACTGGAGGCAACTCAG GTAACCTGAATCCAAACTCCACTATGAGCgataaaaacaaacaatcaaCCTGTGTGTTATCTTGA